Proteins from one Xenopus tropicalis strain Nigerian chromosome 1, UCB_Xtro_10.0, whole genome shotgun sequence genomic window:
- the nr2f1 gene encoding COUP transcription factor 1 isoform X2, with amino-acid sequence MIQCFALPRLVTHSASSHTAPSLAYINWLLLTMFNYSVQRGRMPPTQPNPGQYALTNGDPLNGHCYLSGYISLLLRAEPYPTSRYGSQCMQPNNIMGIENICELAARLLFSAVEWARNIPFFPDLQITDQVALLRLTWSELFVLNAAQCSMPLHVAPLLAAAGLHASPMSADRVVAFMDHIRIFQEQVEKLKALHVDSAEYSCLKAIVLFTSDACGLSDAAHIESLQEKSQCALEEYVRSQYPNQPSRFGKLLLRLPSLRTVSSSVIEQLFFVRLVGKTPIETLIRDMLLSGSSFNWPYMPIQCS; translated from the exons ATGATCCAGTGTTTTGCATTGCCACGTTTGGTCACTCACTCTGCCAGCAGCCACACTGCACCAAGCCTTGCATACATTAATTGGCTTCTCCTCACTATGTTTAATTATT CGGTACAGCGAGGTAGGATGCCTCCGACCCAGCCGAACCCAGGGCAGTACGCTCTCACCAACGGGGACCCCTTGAATGGCCACTGCTACCTGTCCGGATACATCTCGCTGCTGCTGCGGGCCGAACCGTACCCCACGTCCCGCTATGGCAGCCAGTGCATGCAGCCCAACAACATTATGGGCATTGAGAACATCTGCGAGCTGGCGGCCCGGTTACTGTTCAGCGCCGTGGAGTGGGCCAGGAACATCCCTTTCTTCCCGGACCTGCAGATTACTGACCAGGTGGCCCTGCTGCGGCTGACCTGGAGTGAGCTGTTTGTGCTGAATGCGGCTCAGTGCTCCATGCCCCTCCATGTGGCCCCTCTCCTAGCCGCTGCTGGCCTCCATGCTTCCCCCATGTCCGCCGACAGAGTGGTGGCCTTTATGGACCACATCCGGATCTTCCAAGAGCAGGTGGAGAAGCTTAAGGCCTTGCATGTAGACTCTGCCGAGTATAGCTGCCTCAAAGCCATCGTCCTCTTCACATCAG aTGCCTGCGGCCTGTCAGACGCTGCGCACATTGAGAGCCTGCAGGAAAAGTCGCAGTGCGCCCTGGAGGAGTATGTTAGGAGCCAATACCCCAACCAGCCCAGCAGGTTCGGCAAACTACTTCTAAGGCTCCCATCCTTGCGTACAGTCTCTTCGTCTGTCATCGAGCAACTCTTCTTCGTTCGTTTGGTAGGTAAAACCCCAATAGAGACTCTCATTAGAGACATGTTATTATCTGGAAGTAGTTTCAATTGGCCTTACATGCCCATCCAGTGCTCCTAG
- the nr2f1 gene encoding COUP transcription factor 1 isoform X1: MAMVVSSWRDPQEDVAGGNPGGPNPGAREQQQAPSAAPHTPQTPSQPGPPSTPGAAGDKGQQGSGQSQQQHIECVVCGDKSSGKHYGQFTCEGCKSFFKRSVRRNLTYTCRANRNCPIDQHHRNQCQYCRLKKCLKVGMRREAVQRGRMPPTQPNPGQYALTNGDPLNGHCYLSGYISLLLRAEPYPTSRYGSQCMQPNNIMGIENICELAARLLFSAVEWARNIPFFPDLQITDQVALLRLTWSELFVLNAAQCSMPLHVAPLLAAAGLHASPMSADRVVAFMDHIRIFQEQVEKLKALHVDSAEYSCLKAIVLFTSDACGLSDAAHIESLQEKSQCALEEYVRSQYPNQPSRFGKLLLRLPSLRTVSSSVIEQLFFVRLVGKTPIETLIRDMLLSGSSFNWPYMPIQCS; encoded by the exons ATGGCAATGGTAGTTAGCAGCTGGAGAGATCCGCAGGAGGACGTGGCCGGGGGAAATCCGGGAGGCCCCAACCCGGGGGCCAGGGAGCAACAGCAAGCGCCCTCCGCTGCCCCCCACACGCCTCAGACCCCCAGCCAGCCGGGACCCCCATCCACCCCCGGTGCAGCCGGGGACAAGGGCCAGCAGGGCTCCGGGCAGAGTCAGCAGCAGCACATCGAGTGCGTCGTGTGTGGGGACAAGTCGAGCGGCAAGCACTACGGCCAGTTCACCTGCGAGGGCTGCAAAAGTTTCTTCAAGAGGAGCGTCCGCAGGAACTTAACGTACACATGTCGCGCCAACCGCAACTGCCCCATAGACCAGCACCACCGCAACCAGTGCCAGTACTGCCGCCTGAAGAAGTGCCTCAAAGTGGGCATGAGGAGGGAAG CGGTACAGCGAGGTAGGATGCCTCCGACCCAGCCGAACCCAGGGCAGTACGCTCTCACCAACGGGGACCCCTTGAATGGCCACTGCTACCTGTCCGGATACATCTCGCTGCTGCTGCGGGCCGAACCGTACCCCACGTCCCGCTATGGCAGCCAGTGCATGCAGCCCAACAACATTATGGGCATTGAGAACATCTGCGAGCTGGCGGCCCGGTTACTGTTCAGCGCCGTGGAGTGGGCCAGGAACATCCCTTTCTTCCCGGACCTGCAGATTACTGACCAGGTGGCCCTGCTGCGGCTGACCTGGAGTGAGCTGTTTGTGCTGAATGCGGCTCAGTGCTCCATGCCCCTCCATGTGGCCCCTCTCCTAGCCGCTGCTGGCCTCCATGCTTCCCCCATGTCCGCCGACAGAGTGGTGGCCTTTATGGACCACATCCGGATCTTCCAAGAGCAGGTGGAGAAGCTTAAGGCCTTGCATGTAGACTCTGCCGAGTATAGCTGCCTCAAAGCCATCGTCCTCTTCACATCAG aTGCCTGCGGCCTGTCAGACGCTGCGCACATTGAGAGCCTGCAGGAAAAGTCGCAGTGCGCCCTGGAGGAGTATGTTAGGAGCCAATACCCCAACCAGCCCAGCAGGTTCGGCAAACTACTTCTAAGGCTCCCATCCTTGCGTACAGTCTCTTCGTCTGTCATCGAGCAACTCTTCTTCGTTCGTTTGGTAGGTAAAACCCCAATAGAGACTCTCATTAGAGACATGTTATTATCTGGAAGTAGTTTCAATTGGCCTTACATGCCCATCCAGTGCTCCTAG
- the nr2f1 gene encoding COUP transcription factor 1: protein MAMVVSSWRDPQEDVAGGNPGGPNPGAREQQQAPSAAPHTPQTPSQPGPPSTPGAAGDKGQQGSGQSQQQHIECVVCGDKSSGKHYGQFTCEGCKSFFKRSVRRNLTYTCRANRNCPIDQHHRNQCQYCRLKKCLKVGMRREVQRGRMPPTQPNPGQYALTNGDPLNGHCYLSGYISLLLRAEPYPTSRYGSQCMQPNNIMGIENICELAARLLFSAVEWARNIPFFPDLQITDQVALLRLTWSELFVLNAAQCSMPLHVAPLLAAAGLHASPMSADRVVAFMDHIRIFQEQVEKLKALHVDSAEYSCLKAIVLFTSDACGLSDAAHIESLQEKSQCALEEYVRSQYPNQPSRFGKLLLRLPSLRTVSSSVIEQLFFVRLVGKTPIETLIRDMLLSGSSFNWPYMPIQCS, encoded by the exons ATGGCAATGGTAGTTAGCAGCTGGAGAGATCCGCAGGAGGACGTGGCCGGGGGAAATCCGGGAGGCCCCAACCCGGGGGCCAGGGAGCAACAGCAAGCGCCCTCCGCTGCCCCCCACACGCCTCAGACCCCCAGCCAGCCGGGACCCCCATCCACCCCCGGTGCAGCCGGGGACAAGGGCCAGCAGGGCTCCGGGCAGAGTCAGCAGCAGCACATCGAGTGCGTCGTGTGTGGGGACAAGTCGAGCGGCAAGCACTACGGCCAGTTCACCTGCGAGGGCTGCAAAAGTTTCTTCAAGAGGAGCGTCCGCAGGAACTTAACGTACACATGTCGCGCCAACCGCAACTGCCCCATAGACCAGCACCACCGCAACCAGTGCCAGTACTGCCGCCTGAAGAAGTGCCTCAAAGTGGGCATGAGGAGGGAAG TACAGCGAGGTAGGATGCCTCCGACCCAGCCGAACCCAGGGCAGTACGCTCTCACCAACGGGGACCCCTTGAATGGCCACTGCTACCTGTCCGGATACATCTCGCTGCTGCTGCGGGCCGAACCGTACCCCACGTCCCGCTATGGCAGCCAGTGCATGCAGCCCAACAACATTATGGGCATTGAGAACATCTGCGAGCTGGCGGCCCGGTTACTGTTCAGCGCCGTGGAGTGGGCCAGGAACATCCCTTTCTTCCCGGACCTGCAGATTACTGACCAGGTGGCCCTGCTGCGGCTGACCTGGAGTGAGCTGTTTGTGCTGAATGCGGCTCAGTGCTCCATGCCCCTCCATGTGGCCCCTCTCCTAGCCGCTGCTGGCCTCCATGCTTCCCCCATGTCCGCCGACAGAGTGGTGGCCTTTATGGACCACATCCGGATCTTCCAAGAGCAGGTGGAGAAGCTTAAGGCCTTGCATGTAGACTCTGCCGAGTATAGCTGCCTCAAAGCCATCGTCCTCTTCACATCAG aTGCCTGCGGCCTGTCAGACGCTGCGCACATTGAGAGCCTGCAGGAAAAGTCGCAGTGCGCCCTGGAGGAGTATGTTAGGAGCCAATACCCCAACCAGCCCAGCAGGTTCGGCAAACTACTTCTAAGGCTCCCATCCTTGCGTACAGTCTCTTCGTCTGTCATCGAGCAACTCTTCTTCGTTCGTTTGGTAGGTAAAACCCCAATAGAGACTCTCATTAGAGACATGTTATTATCTGGAAGTAGTTTCAATTGGCCTTACATGCCCATCCAGTGCTCCTAG